Part of the bacterium genome, ACGATCGTCCGGGTAGCTCTCTTCCGGAAAATGCTGACGGATGCGATCCCACTGTTCGTCCGTGAGTCGCAGTGCCATGCCTCATGATAGCGCCTGAAATGCCGAGGCCAAAGTGAAATCCGAATTTGAGATAGGTTCTAGTTCAGCCGAAGGTTCGGCCCGTCGAACCAGACCCGTCCTGCAGGCCGCTCGCAGCGGGCAACGCCGTCAAGGGTGCCAGGGCGCCCCGACCGTCGAGGGCTGGACCGCGCCCCCGGGTCCCGGTGGTCAGCCCTCGACTGACATCTCGTCGAAGATGGCGGCGAAATGCGACGCGGAGTCAGCGAATGCCTCGAGCACCTGCGGGTGAAAGTGCGTGGGCATCGTCCGCCCGTCACCGTGCGTCAGGATCTCGATCACCCGCCCGTGCGTGAGCGCCGGCTTGTAGGGGCGCACGCTGCGCAGCGCCTCGTACTGATCAGCGATGTTCATGATCATGCCGGCCAGCGGCACCTCGTCGGCCCGAAGTCCGCGCGGATACCCGCCGCCGTCGTGGCGCTCGTGGTGAGTCAGGGCGATCACCTCGGCCATCTGCAGGAAGGTCGAGGTCGAACCCTCGAGGATATGCGCGCCGGCGGTCGTGTGCCCCTTCGCGATCGCGAACTCGTCGGGCGTCAGCGGCCCGGGCTTGCCGAGGATCTCCGAGGGGATCACCACCTTGCCGATATCGTGCATCGGGCTGGCGTAGAAGATGGCCTCCTGCCGCTCGTCGTCCCAGCCGAGCTCGCGGGCGAGGTGGCGGCAGTAGTGACCAACGCGCTTGATGTGGCCGGCGGTGAAGCCGTCCTTGAACTCGGCCACGGTGGTGAGGCGGAAGATCGTGTCCAGGTAGCTGGCCTTGAGCTCGTCCTTGGAGCGGCAAAGCTGCTCGAGCGCGCGCTCGAGCTGCGCGGTGCGCTCGCGGACCTGGGCGTCGAGCGCCTCGTTGTGCCGCTGGAGGAACTCCTCGAACTCCACGACGCGCAGGAGGTTCTTCGCACGCAGCGCCAGCTCGGTCTGATCGACGGGCTTGCTGATGAAGTCGCTCGCGCCGACCGCCAGGCCCCGGATCTTCGAGTCGCGTCCCTCGAGCGAGGTC contains:
- a CDS encoding HD domain-containing phosphohydrolase, with protein sequence MLGGEKPRILVVDDDRLAQRLMEDMLLPLGYEVTIADDGRTALDTARRIRPHLIFMDVVMPVIDGFFACQLLKEDPETQHVPVVLVTSLEGRDSKIRGLAVGASDFISKPVDQTELALRAKNLLRVVEFEEFLQRHNEALDAQVRERTAQLERALEQLCRSKDELKASYLDTIFRLTTVAEFKDGFTAGHIKRVGHYCRHLARELGWDDERQEAIFYASPMHDIGKVVIPSEILGKPGPLTPDEFAIAKGHTTAGAHILEGSTSTFLQMAEVIALTHHERHDGGGYPRGLRADEVPLAGMIMNIADQYEALRSVRPYKPALTHGRVIEILTHGDGRTMPTHFHPQVLEAFADSASHFAAIFDEMSVEG